The DNA region GACTGACAAATACCGCATAGAACAATGGGCAATCATTATTCGGGAACGAATTAACAGCGGCAAACAGGTTAACGAGTGGTGCGCCGAAAATAACATTTCAAGAGATAGCTACTATTACTGGCTCCGGAAAGTAAAACTTGCAGCAGCCCGGGAAAAGGCATTGACAGATGAACCGCAGCTTTCTAAGATTGTTCCGATGGTTCCGCCACAGTGTATATGCGGGAGCAGTGGTTCCGGAACGGCCATAATACTAAGGGCAAATGGAATTGTA from Oxobacter pfennigii includes:
- the tnpA gene encoding IS66 family insertion sequence element accessory protein TnpA, whose protein sequence is MSEAKKLTDKYRIEQWAIIIRERINSGKQVNEWCAENNISRDSYYYWLRKVKLAAAREKALTDEPQLSKIVPMVPPQCICGSSGSGTAIILRANGIVLEIQDCASDSIIERTLKVLMRI